A DNA window from Ipomoea triloba cultivar NCNSP0323 chromosome 10, ASM357664v1 contains the following coding sequences:
- the LOC116031992 gene encoding cytochrome b561 and DOMON domain-containing protein At5g47530-like yields the protein MTGIYPIIVGLFCLLLSANAHSSSTSNHLRNQPHHHLQQYYPAHYEARTKSKHSRHPHLHLKFVHGVVNIIGWGILVPAGTISARYYKKLRLRCEECYSLHTVSQVSGFIVGTVGWGLGISLRNAATAKQHPMTTHGILGTIVLSFSTLQVLGVWLQPDEENGNRKYWVIYHNVLGYALIILIIANIFQGIDDQISHGSRWKWCYGVIVGVLAFTALVLELFSCWLKF from the exons ATGACTGGAATTTATCCTATAATCGTCGGTTTGTTCTGTTTGCTCCTCTCTGCAAATGCCCACTCTTCTTCTACCTCCAACCATCTCAGAAACCAGCCTCATCATCACCTTCAACAGTACTACCCTGCACACTATGAAGCTCGGACCAAATCCAAACATTCCCGGCATCCACATCTTCATCTCAAATTT GTTCATGGTGTCGTGAACATCATCGGATGGGGAATTCTAGTTCCGGCGGGGACTATAAGCGCAAGGTATTACAAGAAACTGCGGTTGAGATGTGAGGAATGTTACTCTCTGCACACAGTATCTCAAGTGTCAGGGTTCATTGTGGGCACTGTAGGGTGGGGGCTTGGGATCTCTTTGAGGAATGCTGCAACAGCCAAACAGCACCCTATGACCACCCATGGAATTCTTGGCACCATAGTACTCTCATTCTCCACATTACAA GTGTTGGGTGTGTGGTTGCAACCAGATGAAGAAAATGGAAACAGAAAATATTGGGTGATATATCATAATGTTTTGGGGTATGCACTCATCATTCTCATAATAGCAAATATATTCCAAGGAATAGACGATCAGATCAGCCATGGCAGCAGATGGAAATGGTGTTATGGTGTTATTGTGGGAGTTTTGGCCTTTACTGCCCTTGTTTTGGAACTTTTTAGCTGTTGgcttaaattttaa
- the LOC116033661 gene encoding putative pectate lyase 2 produces MNIIDSCWRSNPNWAHNRHALADCAIGFGSGAVGGKNGKIYVVTDPSDDPINPKPGTIRYGAIQTEALWIVFEKDMVITLENELMVNSYKTIDGRGAKVEIANGPCVTIEDVTNVIIHGISIHDCMPGKRGMVRRSPDHVGERIGSDGDAISVLASSHVWVDHCFLARCADGLVDVIHASTAVTISNNYFTQHDKVMLLGHRDSYTADRVMKVTVVFNHFGRDLVQRMPRVRHGYAHVANNYYDQWLQYAIGGSAGPTILSEGNYFVASDDVAPQNKEVTKREINNGGWKAWKWRSTKDVFLNGAYFVPSGYGICSPSYATSQLFVAAQGSLVPSLTYHAGPLQCVVGEKC; encoded by the exons ATGAACATCATCGATTCGTGTTGGAGATCCAACCCAAACTGGGCCCACAATCGCCACGCCTTGGCAGATTGCGCTATTGGCTTTGGGAGTGGAGCAGTTGGTGGGAAAAACGGCAAGATATATGTTGTCACGGACCCTTCTGACGACCCTATAAACCCCAAACCAGGGACGATACGTTATGGGGCAATCCAAACCGAGGCACTTTGGATCGTTTTCGAGAAGGACATGGTGATCACGCTAGAGAATGAGCTGATGGTGAATAGCTACAAGACCATAGATGGGAGAGGTGCTAAGGTTGAGATTGCAAATGGCCCGTGCGTGACAATTGAGGATGTTACGAATGTTATTATTCATGGGATTAGCATTCATGATTGTATGCCCGGGAAACGTGGGATGGTCCGAAGAAGTCCCGACCACGTTGGAGAACGAATTGGGTCGGATGGCGATGCGATTAGTGTTCTTGCATCCTCCCATGTTTGGGTTGACCATTGCTTTCTTGCTCGTTGCGCCGATGGCCTCGTTGATGTCATTCACGCCTCCACTGCAGTTACCATCTCCAACAATTATTTCACTCAACACGACAAA GTTATGTTGCTTGGACACAGAGACAGCTACACGGCAGACCGAGTTATGAAAGTCACTGTGGTGTTTAACCATTTCGGCCGAGATCTTGTTCAGAGAATGCCTAG GGTTCGACACGGTTATGCTCACGTAGCCAACAACTACTACGACCAATGGCTACAGTACGCCATTGGAGGGAGCGCAGGTCCGACGATTCTAAGTGAGGGCAACTATTTCGTAGCTTCAGATGATGTTGCACCCCAAAACAAAGAGGTGACGAAGAGGGAGATTAATAATGGGGGTTGGAAGGCATGGAAATGGAGGTCTACTAAGGATGTTTTCTTGAATGGGGCTTATTTTGTCCCATCTGGATATGGGATTTGTTCTCCCTCGTACGCCACATCGCAGCTGTTTGTTGCTGCTCAGGGGTCTTTGGTTCCTTCCTTGACCTATCATGCTGGCCCCTTGCAATGTGTTGTTGGTGAAAAATGTTGA
- the LOC116033476 gene encoding stigma-specific STIG1-like protein 1 produces the protein MKILKALLLLAILMSIAITTLSSTQHKDEEEEEAAGDGGLLNAAEPPQFLRGTGRFLAQKGSKEKKVEKARNLTCNKNPRICRAKGSPGPDCCKKKCVDVMNDRQNCGLCGKKCRYNEMCCRGKCVSTLFDKNNCGGCRKKCKKGTTCVYGMCSYA, from the coding sequence ATGAAGATCCTTAAAGCTCTTTTGCTCTTAGCCATTCTAATGTCCATAGCCATTACTACTCTTTCCTCAACCCAACACAAAgacgaggaagaagaagaagctgccGGCGACGGCGGCCTTCTAAATGCTGCAGAACCGCCGCAGTTCCTCCGGGGAACGGGCCGCTTTCTTGCGCAGAAAGGCAGCAAGGAGAAGAAGGTGGAGAAAGCCCGAAACCTGACGTGCAACAAGAACCCTAGAATTTGCCGTGCGAAGGGCAGCCCGGGCCCGGATTGCTGCAAGAAGAAGTGCGTTGACGTGATGAACGACCGACAGAACTGCGGGCTTTGCGGGAAGAAATGCAGGTACAATGAGATGTGTTGCAGAGGAAAGTGCGTCAGCACTTTGTTCGACAAGAACAACTGCGGCGGCTGCCGGAAAAAGTGCAAGAAAGGGACAACCTGCGTCTATGGAATGTGCAGTTATGCTTGA
- the LOC116033573 gene encoding stigma-specific STIG1-like protein 1, which translates to MKILKALLFLAIVISVSSAQPPSTKTSAAAGEPLFSFDDGRKAAETPTTSLRGVGHFLAQKGKETKAEKTRNQTCNKNPRICRAKGSPGPDCCKKKCVNVMIDRQNCGVCGKKCRYDETCCRGKCVSVLFDKNNCGGCRKKCKKGTTCVYGMCSYA; encoded by the coding sequence ATGAAGATCCTTAAAGCCCTTTTGTTCTTAGCCATTGTAATTTCTGTTTCCTCAGCTCAACCACCATCAACTAAAACCTCAGCCGCCGCCGGCGAACCGTTGTTCTCATTTGACGACGGCCGGAAAGCGGCGGAAACGCCGACGACATCGCTCCGGGGGGTCGGCCATTTTCTGGCGCAGAAAGGGAAGGAGACGAAGGCGGAGAAAACGCGAAATCAGACGTGCAACAAGAACCCTAGAATCTGCCGAGCGAAGGGCAGCCCGGGGCCGGATTGCTGCAAGAAGAAGTGCGTTAACGTGATGATTGACCGACAGAACTGCGGGGTTTGCGGGAAGAAATGCAGGTACGATGAAACCTGTTGCCGAGGAAAGTGTGTCAGCGTTTTGTTCGACAAGAACAACTGCGGCGGCTGCCGGAAAAAGTGCAAGAAAGGGACGACTTGCGTCTATGGAATGTGCAGTTATGCGTGA